In Desulfofustis limnaeus, the genomic stretch CCGATTGGCGATCTGTGCCGGAGCATCGCCATCGGAGACGTGAAGCGACTGACGGCAATAGCGGGGGTGGGGAAGAAAACGGCCGAACGGATCTGCATGGAGCTCAAGGAAAGAGTCGGCCACCTGGCCGCCGGCAACCACGGGGAGGTCGTATCCGGTGCCATCGGCGACGTGCCGGGAACCTCTTCGGTGGTGCTGGATGTCTTGTCGGCTCTGTCCAATCTCGGCTATAGTGATCCGGTGTGCCGGCAGGCACTGACCACGGTCAAACAGCGGATCGGCAGTGAGGCGTTCTTCGCTCTGTCGGTGGAGCAGATGCTCCGTGAATGCCTGAGGAGCCTGGCATGAATTTTGAGGAAGAGTTGTTTGGCGACGATCGCCTGGTCGATCCCGCGCCGATCGGAAGAGATCACACCAACGACAACGACCTGCGCCCCAAGCGGCTGACCGACTACATCGGCCAGGAGCAGGTGCGGATCTCGCTCGAGGTGTTCATCAAGGCAGCCCTGATGCGCGGTGAGCCCCTTGATCACGTGCTGTTTCACGGTTTTCCCGGTCTCGGCAAAACGACCCTGTCATACATCATCGCCAACGAGATGGGTTCCGGCATCAAGGTGACGTCCGGCCCGGTCATCGAGCGGCAGGGCGATCTGGCCGCCATTCTGACCAGCCTGCAGGAAGGAGATGTACTGTTCATCGATGAGATCCATCGGCTCAATCACGTGGTCGAGGAGATTCTCTACCCGGCCATGGAGGACTTTCAGCTGGACCTGATTATCGGTCAGGGCCCCGGGGCGCGGTCGATCAAGATGGACCTGCCCCGCTTCACGCTGGTCGGAGCCACCACCAGGACCGGATTGTTGACGCCGCCCCTGCGCGATCGCTTCGGGGTCATGCTGCGGCTCGAGTTCTACAGCCCGGAGGAGTTGGTGGTCATTGTCAAACGTTCGGCCGCCATTCTCGGAGTGCGCCTCGATGACGAAGGTGCGTTGGAACTGGGGCGCCGCTCCCGGGGGACCCCGCGTATCGCCAATCGTCTGCTGCGGCGGGTACGGGACTTTGCCGAGGTTGGCAAACACCGGGTGATCGATCGGCAGGTGGCGGACGCGGCCCTGAACATGCTCAACGTCGATCGTTTCGGCCTGGACGACATGGACCGCCGTATCATGCTGACCATCATCGACAAGTTCCAGGGCGGCCCGATCGGTCTGGAGACGTTGGCGACCGTCGTCTGCGAAGAGAAGACGACGCTGGAAGACGTGTACGAGCCGTTTCTCATCCAGTCTGGTTTTCTGGCGCGAACGCCTCGCGGACGTATTGCCACCGTGGCCGCGTACGAGCATTTCGGGCGGAAATTGCGCCGTGGGCAGCAGCGATCGCTGTTTGAAGAAAACGATTAGATAGGGCTGCCCCGCCCGCTGGTGTCACCGACAAGAGGAAGAGTGCATCTCCATCTTCTGGCGCGATCTACCTGCCGGGCATCGGCGATAGTTCCGACCCTGCCTGACACAAAAAGAGTTCTGCTTGCGTCCGGGTCGAATTCTTTGCTTGCCGTTCTGAGGGTGCGTGCTTCCCCGTCATCCACTTTCCATCCACCCTTCATTTTTCCCTTCTTTTTCCGGATTACCAGAGTTTCCGTAAAAGGCCATTGTTCCTGAGTAGTTGTCCGCAGTAAATACTTTTTTATGTCAGGGCATGTGTCATCAATTTTTCCACCTTTGTACATCATGTGGTGGCTTTGTTGAGACACAATACCACATGAGGTATCCGGGAGAGTTTTTCAGCTTTTGTCTAGTTGCCTGAAGTTACACGTATTTTTCCTTGACTTAAGAGGAGTTGATGGATTAAATGAGATGAAGTGGTGGTAAAGTGGCTATAAAGCGGTTGTCAGTGGTTTTCGGTGGTCGGTTCCGTGGAAAGAGAAGGGATAATCAAAAGCAGGTTCCGCAGCAGATCGGAACACTCCCTCGACCCGAAGGGGCGGCTCAATGTGCCGACCCGCTTCCGGGAGGTGTTGCATCAGTACGGATCCGCCGATTTGATGATAACCTCCTGGGGGTCGCATCTGCGCGCCTATCCCGCCTCCGAGTGGCAGATCATCGAAGACAAGCTGCTGTCCAAGGGCCGCGAAGAGGCCAATCTGGCAGGCTTCATCAGGCATGTGGTGTCAGGCATCAGCGAGTGCTCGCTGGACAAGCAAGGACGGCTGCTGATCCCGGCTCCCTTACGGGCCGAAGTCGGCATCAGCAAAGATGTGGTGCTTAACGGCATGCTCGAGTTTGTGGAAATCTGGGACAAGGACGCATGGCTTGCCGAGTTCAACCGGACCCGCGAACAGTTCGATCAGTACAGCACCAGTCTGGCTAAGCTCGGCATCATCTGATGGCTGGCGAAGATCTTGCGGAGATCCATCGTCCCGTTCTCCTGAAGGAGGTTGTGGCATGGCTGGCGATTGTTTCCGGCGGCGTCTATGTGGACGGAACCCTGGGGTTGGGTGGGCACAGCCGGGAGATC encodes the following:
- the ruvB gene encoding Holliday junction branch migration DNA helicase RuvB, which produces MNFEEELFGDDRLVDPAPIGRDHTNDNDLRPKRLTDYIGQEQVRISLEVFIKAALMRGEPLDHVLFHGFPGLGKTTLSYIIANEMGSGIKVTSGPVIERQGDLAAILTSLQEGDVLFIDEIHRLNHVVEEILYPAMEDFQLDLIIGQGPGARSIKMDLPRFTLVGATTRTGLLTPPLRDRFGVMLRLEFYSPEELVVIVKRSAAILGVRLDDEGALELGRRSRGTPRIANRLLRRVRDFAEVGKHRVIDRQVADAALNMLNVDRFGLDDMDRRIMLTIIDKFQGGPIGLETLATVVCEEKTTLEDVYEPFLIQSGFLARTPRGRIATVAAYEHFGRKLRRGQQRSLFEEND
- a CDS encoding division/cell wall cluster transcriptional repressor MraZ; this translates as MEREGIIKSRFRSRSEHSLDPKGRLNVPTRFREVLHQYGSADLMITSWGSHLRAYPASEWQIIEDKLLSKGREEANLAGFIRHVVSGISECSLDKQGRLLIPAPLRAEVGISKDVVLNGMLEFVEIWDKDAWLAEFNRTREQFDQYSTSLAKLGII
- the ruvA gene encoding Holliday junction branch migration protein RuvA, which gives rise to MIASLAGKVLLKKRDRTVVDVSGVGYEVYLTVDGLSRLPDNGEEVFLHIHTQVRDDAIVLFGFLHEEEKELFLSLVSVSGVGPKLGLAVLGGMPIGDLCRSIAIGDVKRLTAIAGVGKKTAERICMELKERVGHLAAGNHGEVVSGAIGDVPGTSSVVLDVLSALSNLGYSDPVCRQALTTVKQRIGSEAFFALSVEQMLRECLRSLA